The following nucleotide sequence is from Dehalococcoidia bacterium.
TGACCATAGCCGGTAATGGAACAGAGTATTATCCCTGGATTTATCTTGCTGATAGTATCGTAATCCGCACCCAGACGTTTCAACACCCCGGGTCGGAACTCCTCGACTACCACATCGGAATCCCTAACCAGTTTATAAAATACCTCGCGTGCCCCACCCATCTTCAGGTTCAAAACGATGCTGCGCTTGTTTCGCCCCTCGGCGTTAAATGCCCGCCTCCTTTCCTCCACCTCGGCTTCCATGGTTTCGATCACCTGGGAGGCGCGCCCGCCGCCGGCCTCGACCTTTATCACATCGGCCCCCATATCGGCAAGCAGCATGGTACAGTAGGGCCCCGGCCCCAGCCGGGTGAGGTCGATTATCTTAATCCCTTCCAGCGCCATTGTCATATTCATCCCTCCTAATTTTTAACCTAAATTTTCGAAAAGGAAGCTAGACTCATTAGCAGCGAGGCTAGCCCAGTATCTCACGCACCGCTGCCACTATCCGGGGCAGGGCATCCCCCGTCTTTTCCACGATGGCAAAATCGTCAATACTGGAGAAGTAGCTACCGGTGGCATTGACCTCTATCACCCTGGCGCCAGCCCTCTTGGCATAGCCGGGGAGAAGGGCGGCCGGGGTAACAACACCCGATGTACCCAGCGCTAGCATCACGTCGCAGGAACTGGCCGCTTGCTCCGCCCGTGGGAAATCCTGGACCGGCTCGCCGAAATGCACCACGTCGAAACGGGTAAGCCCGCCACACTGGCACCTAGGCATGAGCTGGGTAATATCTAAGCTCTCCTGCTTTTTAACCTCGTCAAGCTGTTTTACCATTGCGGGGAGATCCTCCCCCTTCTTCAGCTTGAAGGTCCGACCGCAGGTCAGGCATTTCAGCCGGTACATATTTCCGTGTACCTCTATGACTCTCGTGTTTCCCGCCTCACAGTGCAGATCGTCGATGTTCTGTGTGATGACAGTGCTGAGTATTCCCATCCGCTCCAGCTCGGCCAGGGCCAGATGGCCAGGATTGGGTCTGGCCCTCTCTAAAGTGTCGACCATCTCCTGAAGGAAAGCTCGACCCGCCTCGGTTATCTTTCCCAGTGTGGCGACACCATCGGTACCAAACGTGTCCGGGTCGTATCGGTCCCACAGCCCGCCGGGGTCTCTAAAGGTGGGAATCCCGCTCTCGGCGGAGATACCCGAACCGGTGAATGCCACCAGGTTACGCGCACTGGCGACAATGGATGTCACCTGGTGAAGCTGCTCTGTCATTTCAGCCCTCCTCAAATAAGCCTAACAGTTCCCGCTTGAGTGCCTCCATCCTCTGGCTGAACTGGGATTCAAGCTCCGTAGAAAGCATTGCCCAGGCTTCGCTGGACTTCAGGTTAATCGCCCCCACCGCAGTTCCCGCGATCCTCAATCGATGAAGCAGCTCCCTTTCGTCCTTCTCGATGCCTTCCTTTTCAATTTCGTATTTCTGCTGCTTAACATCCCGAAACTCCTGGAGAAGCCCCTTTATGTTCTCCGTTACCTCCATCACTTCACCCTTCCCCTTCAAGGTAACTAAACCCTCCAGCGCCCTTTCAATCAGATCGCCGCTTTCCAGGTCGACGGCCTCAACCAGCCTGGAAAGCGCCGCCCCCATCACGATGCCCCTTTCATCGCCGCTATACCGCCCCACCTCCTCCTTGAGCAGTTGCTTATGGCCATGGCCCATGTATCGCGCCGCGATTGCCCGCCCCAGGGTGGTGCATTCTGCCTCCTTACGCTCCCTCATCTCTTCAGGTGAGAGACTACCCAGCTTCTCAGCCTTTTCCATCGCCTTCTCAAAGGCGCTCTTCATCTCACCCACTTCTTTTCTAACTCCCTTTTTCTAATCCCACTACGCCACATAAAAAGCTAGATTAGTTGACGCCATTCAATTATACTATTCTTTGGCTCTACCAGCAAAATAGATACTAGCTATTCCAGGCTAAAGCAAAGAGTAGTATATAGCGAAAAGGGCGAAGATGAGACTGCTGGAAAATCTACACTGCTATATCTGGCCGGGGAAGGGCAATAACTGTAATAGCTATCTATTTACCCATGTGCTGCGCGGCGACCGTCCCCACGTCCTCATCGACCCGGGACATGTGCAAAATGAGCTTAACGAGCGCTGTCTGGACCAATTGCTCAGCACCATGGAGAGAGACGGCCTGAAGCCCGAGGACATCGGCCTGATCATCAATACCCACGCCCATCCCGACCACTACGAGGGGAATCAGCCTCTGGTGGACCGTAGCAGGGAGAAGGGTGGCAAGCCAGGCCATGCTCTCGTCACCCTTCACCAGGATGAGGATGGGTATCGCCGGGAAATGGGTGAAATCATGGCTAAGCTACTGGGACGTGGGATGGCATTCGAACCGGATTTCTACCTCAAAGAGGGTGACCTGAATCTAGGCAAGGAGAGTAAGCTAAATCTCCAGATTCTACATACCCCGGGTCACTCTCCAGGCTCCATAAGCCTTTACTGGCCCGATAACCGGGTGCTCATCACCGGAGACGTCCTTTTCTATGGCGGGGTGGGAAGGACAGACCTCCCCGGTGGGGATAGCAAGCTCTTAAAGCAGAGCATCGAGCGGCTATCGGAGCTGGATATCGAGTACGTGCTTCCCGGGCACAGCACACAGTTCGGCGCAATGATAAAGGGCGTTAACAACGTTAAGCAGAACTTCGCCTCCGTTAGATTAAGTTACTTCCCCATGCTATAATTGGGCAACGGTTGCGCAGATAAAATGGAAGCGATCAGACTTTATAGTGAGCCAAAGCTCAGGAATCCCTACATGGTAGCGGCATGGCCCGGTATGGGGGGCGTGGCGATCATCGCTGCACGGTATTTAACCGAGAAATGGGATGCCAAGGAAATCGGCAGCATCGCACCCGAAGGCTTCTTCGACCTGAGCGGCGTGCTTATCGAGGAAAGCATAGTACAGGATGTAGAATTCCCGGAGAACACATTCTATCTGTCAAGGGGTCACGGCAGGAGGGACTGGATAATCTTAATTGGCGAGGCACAGCCCCAGATGAATGGTTACCAGCTGGCAAATCTGGTTTTAGACGTGGCCCAGAGATTTGAGGTCAAAAGGCTCTATACCTTTGCTGCTGCACCCACACATATCTACCACACCAAGAAGCCGAGGGTGTTAGCAGTAGTCAACAAGCCCAGATTGATCCCCCGGCTGGAGAAATACGACGTGGCCCCTCTTAAGCAGGGTAGCATCAGTGGCATGAACGGGCTGCTGCTAGGGGCGGCGAAAAAAAGAAACATGGCTGGCATTTGCCTGCTGGGCGAGATACCCATTTACACCACCCACATCGCAAATCCCATGTCGTCCAGAGCGGTACTCCAGGTGCTGGCTCAAATGTCGAATTTGAAAATTGACCTGACGGACATCGATCGCTGGGCCAGAGAAACGGGTGAGCAAATAGAGGAAAAGATAAGTAATCTCAAGGAGTCTTTCGGGGAAGAGGCCAAAGAGCTCATCGACTATTTTGCGCGGTTAGCCGAGCAGACCAGCGAGGAGGAGCTTGGGCCGGAATACAAGACTGAGGAGCTTCTTAAGGAGATAGAGCGATTTCTCAAGGACAAAGGGGAGCAAAAAGAGGGCAATTAAACCAAGGGGATGGGTAGAGTAACGATCGAAATGGCGCTAAGGTGCCAGCATCTTGGCCAAACGTTTAGCCAAGGCAGCGATTGTCAGAATTTGCGGCATTCCAGATGCTGTGGGAAAAACACTGGCATCACAAACGAAAAGGTTATCTATCTTGGTATGCAGATTTTCGTCGACCACCTTTCCGATGGCGGCGGTTCCACCGGGATGACCGCCCTGCACCTTCGAAACCACGATGGACTTGCTATCCGCACCGGCTTTGACCAGTATCTCTTTCGATATCGCCGATCCCGCCCGCAGCCTTGTCCAGTCCCTTTCGGTCACCGGCTTTGAGACCGTTCCATCGGGGTAGACACGCCCCGCAGGCTCATCCGCAATCTTGGTCTGAATGCCGAGCAACCGGTTGGTGGGCAGGGCAAATCCCCTAACTCCAAGCTCCAAGAACCTGGTCAGCCTTGTCTGATTCATATATGAGGATATAATGAATCCCTTGCTCTTGTGAAATTCATAATCAACGAGCGCCATCAGCGGCTCATCGACCTGGTTGAGACCCTTCGTTACCCCATAGGTTTCCACCAGGAGATCAATGAAAAGGCCTTGGCCTGCGTCTTTGACTCCCGATTGCTGCAGGATCACAGGGGTTCCCAATCCCCCAGCGGCAAGGATGACCACATCCGATAGGATTTCAATCCGACCATGTGGCCCTGTTCCCCTGACACCTCTTGCTTTCCCATTTTCCACCAGAACCCGTTGAATCCTGGTATTATAGGCGATGTCGGCTCCATTTTGCCTCGCCTCTTCCAGGTAATCCAGGGCCGTCCACTTGGCACCATTCACACAGCCCATCGCGCAACCCCCGCACCTCTTGCATCTCTTAGGATTGATAAATTTGGGCATCGGCTCCATATGGTAACCCAGCTCCCGAGATACCTCAAGCATCCTTTTGGAGCCTTTCGACAATCGTCTCTCGTCGAAGGGAGCGACTCCCATTTCCTCCTCGCATTCTGCGAATTCTTCATCCAAGTTGATCCCAAAACCTGCCAGTTCTTCTTCCAGGCATCGAGTCGCGCAACCATTGGAAACGACCGTAGAGCCTCCCGCCATGAGGGCCCTCCACAGGATCACGCCCTCCCTCGACTTTCGGGGCGTCAAGGTCAACTTAGTTCCGTCGAAGTATCGCATAGATGTCCAGACGGTTCCGATCTTCTCCTCATACTTTCCCCTTTCTACTACTAGCACCTCCTTGCCCCTTTTGCTTAACTCCCTTGCCAGCGTAGCTCCGCCTGCTCCTGAACCTACGATGAGGAACTCATACCTTTTGTTATCCATATTGCTTTACCCCCACTCTTGAAATAAAGCATATCAGCACTAGGGCCGCCGCGTCAACTTCGGCTAACAGCGATTTATTCGATCTCCCGCCCCCACTTTCCCTGACGTTTATATCAGCTATCCACCCTCTCCAGTACCTCTTGCGTCCTGCGCAGCCAGTAGTCCATTCCCATTTCTTGCATCATCCCTTCGGCTTTTTTTAGGATTTCCAGTGCCTTTTCTTTCTGGCTCGTGTCACCGTAGAGCTCTCCGATGACAGAGTACGCTATGGCGCACCACGGTTTCATTTCCAGTTCACCCAGAACCTCTATAGAATGCAGCAAACTTGCTTCGGCCTGGGATGACTCTAAGACCTCAGCCCAGTTGTATGTCCTTGCCAGCCAGCCTAACCACCACGCTTCCCAAAACCTTGAACCTCTATCCTGTGACGCCTTCAAGGACTTCTCTAGGTAACTCTTGGCAGCCTCCAGGTTACCTTCATCGGTATAAACCACGCCCAACCAACCATAGGTCATCTGTGACATTAAATCAGGCATTGCTATGTCTTGGTAAACCTTCAGGCCTTTCTCCATATATTTGCGGGCAGTATCCAGCTCACCAAGCAGGTAATATGCAACTCCAAGCAAGACCCAAGATACTCCCAAGAGATAATAGCTTTGTACCTCCTCAGCGTATTTGATGGCGCTCTCGAGATGCTCAGCAGCCTTTCGGCTTTCACCTTTAGTAAGAAACAATATACCAATAAGTAATTGCACATTAGACAGAGTGAATGGATCATTGAGTTGCAGGGCAAAGCGGAGTCCCTTTTCGCAGTGCGCTGACCCTTGCTCGAAATCCCCCTGCATTCCAAGAGCAACCCCATAGTATGCCAGGAGCATAGAGTATGCATTGCTTCTGCCCAATGTCTCAATTTCGCCTTCTCTTCCGCTGCTCTCAAGCCGGGTTATGACCGTGGGTGCGACTTTAGCAATCTCTAAATACAGCCCATCAACGCTATAGGAAGAGCAGAGCGCAAACCCTATTTGTACTACTAGCTCGATGTCGTCAGTACCTTCTGCCGCATGAAAGGCAGTCTCGTGGTACTTTCGTGCCTGTACAGTGTTTCCCTCAAATGAATAGGCCACGCCCATGAAACCTGCAAGCCTGGCACGGCTCATGTCGTCCCCTAGTTCTCGGCACAGTTTCTCACCCTCCTGAAGGATTGCCAGTGAATCTTCGGGATGATAGCCCAGGCGAGACATGGAGGGCAGCATCGATAAGCGCACCTCTATACTTCTCCTCTTTCTCTGCTCGTTGTCAGGCAGTACGTTGAGAGCATCTATCGCTGCTTTGTAGGAATGGAAAGCCTCCCAGGGGGAGTTACTTCGCGTTGCCTTGTCACCTGATAACTTCAGATAACGGTAGGCCTTCTCGTGGTTCTCGCTCCTGGAGTAGTGCTGGGCCAGCACCTCGTATAATTCTTCCAGCCTGTCTGAGTACAGTTCCTCTATAGCCTGCCCTATCCTCTCATGTATCTCCTGCTTTTTCTTCTGGAGCAGGCTGTCGTATGCTACCTCCTGGGTTAGTGAGTGCCTGAAGATATAGGTCGCCCTCGGGAATATCCCTCGCTCATACAATAGCTCCGAGTCACGCAGCACAGAAAGATGGGGGGTCATCTCTGGCGTGGGTATGCCCGTCACCCGCTTTATCAACTCACAGCTAAACTCCCTCCCGATGGCAGAGCCCGTCTGAAGCACACTCTTTGCTCCATCGGGAAGAGAGTCAACCCTGGCCATGATTACTTCCTGGATAGTACTGGGGATAGCTACATCCTGTATATCCTTTGCCAGATAATACCCGCTGTCCTTCCACTCAATCATCCCTAAGTCTTTAAGTGATTTTATAAACTCCTCGACAAAGAAGGGGATGCCTTCTGTCTTATTCAGGATAAGCTCCTGGAGGTCTTCGCCCATAATGTCAGTTCCTAAGATGTATGATGCCATCGCCAGTGTCTCACGGTTAGAGAGGCGATTCAGATTCACCTGGTTGTGATATGACTTGCTGCCCCAGGTATGCACGAACTCAGGGCGGTAGGTGAATATCAGGAGCAACTGGGCCCCCGATATGGCATCCAACATGTCCTTGAAGGTTTCCTCTGAGCTCCTGTCAACCCAGTGGAGGTCTTCAACTGCCATGACTAAGGGGCGCATCTCAGAAGCTTTGAGCACGATTTTCTTGAGTGCCTCCAGGGTTTTATCCTTCCTCGCTTCAGGGCTCAAGTTCAGGGCATCTATACCACTAGCTTTGACCGACAGCATCTCCGATATAAAAGGGAGTGTCGATGCTTCATCAACTCCAATTCCCTTGAGACCTGTTTTCACCTTATCCCTGATTTGGTCATCGTAGTCAGCATCCCGAATGTCGAAGGTGGCCTTCAGCAGGTCTATAACAGGGTGATAGGCTACATTGGTGCTGTAGGAAAGGCATCTGCCCTCAATGAAGGTGACATCCTCATTAGCTATTGCCTTCCTGAACTCATAGAGCAGCCTGGATTTGCCCACCCCTGCCTCACCCATGATGGAAAACGCCTGTCCCCTGCCCGACCTGGCCCTGTCAAGGCCATCCAGCAACAGCTCAAGCTCACGCTCTCTGCCACGGAACGGTGTCAGGCCACGCTCTGCGCTTACATCGAACCTGGTTCTCCTGGTGCTGGGAGCTATAACACGATATGCCTTGACGGGCGCTTCCTTTCCTTTGACCTGCCTCTCCCCCAGCGCCTCAAATCTGAACAGGCCCTCGGTGAGCTTGAAGGTCTCCTCGGTGACATATACCGTCCCAGGCTCTGCAAGACCCTCCATCCTTGAGGCGAGATTCACTGTATCACCTACAGCGGTGAACTCTACACGCAAATCATTGCCCAGGCTTCCGACTACGACAGGGCCTATGTGTATGCCGATACGCATCCTCAAAGGTGAGCCAGTCTCTGCTTTCGTTCTATCACTGAATCTAGCTATCTCCCGCTGTATTGCCAGCGCTGAACGAATTGCCCTCTGGGGAGCGTCCTCAAGAGCTATGGGCGCTCCAAACAGAGCCATGACACCGTCACCCGTCATCTTATTCACAGTGCCCCCGAACTCGTTGACCTTATGTATCAGCATCTCGAAGACCTCGTCCATGAGGGAGTAGACCTTCTCAGGGCCGAGCTTCTCGGAGAGGATGCTGAACCCCTCTGCATCGCAGAACATGACTGTGACCTTCTTGCGCTCACCCTCTATCTTGCCCCTTTGTGCAAGTATCTTCTCGGTGAGACCACCAGGCAAGTAGCGCTGGATGTTCTCTAGCTTCTCTTCAAAGGAGAGCTCTACGGGGGGTGCCAGAGATGTAACGGCAAGGTCATGGCCGCACTCACCGCAGAATTTAAACTCAACTGGATTTGAAAAATTGCATTCTGGGCAAATGGTTTCTAGTCTGGCACCACATTGACCACAGAATTTCATGCCCACTGGGTTTTCAAGCTGGCACTTTGTGCATTTCATTTTCATTCAGGCTGTGCGAATTATATGCTGATTACTGGTGGGGCCATCGTAGACGATAGGGGAACTGTTGTCAATGGTTGCCTACAATTGCCGATGACAGGCATGGGTAACAAGGGGTAAGGGGCGAAACGACGAGGTATCGCTGGGCAAAAGGCCCTAATCATCTAGACCCGCTTTTTCTTGCGCCTTCAGCAAGTTGCTGGGCTAGGCATTCGTTTATCAATCGTCAGGACGTGATCGCTTTTTAGTTCTTCTCTATGCTGTCAGCAACAGATGAAATTCTCCGCGCCCTTCTCTTTCGCCCGGAGCTGAGAGAATACCGTAGCTTTCCATAGGCTCCTATTAACAGCAATGAATTCCTCAACCAATGGCCTTCCCAAGCCCACCGGCCGTAGCATTGCGGTGGCTCGTGGATTTTTCGGGGATGGGTCAAGTCTAACATCCCCGACTATGATTGCTTCCTCATCCCCCAGTTGCGCTATAACGGTCCCATCCGAATCGACTATAGTCGATAGGCCCGGAAACCTTGAATCCTGCTTCCAAAATGGTATCCCAGGCATTGGCCTCTGCCATCGGCCGCATTTGTTTCCCATGACCACAGGTACCCCGATAAGGCGCGCCATGCGACGAGCTCCTTCTCTTATTACATTGTTGTAGTATTCGATCTGCCTATGACGGAAAAAGAAGCTCTGCATTGGGGTTGGGGCTGAGAGGGGCATAAGCAGAAGGTCTGCCGATTGCTGGTGCATCATCTGCGGAATGTAGGAAGGGTAGTTTTCATAGCAGATACCCACTCCTAGCTTACCCAATTCGGTGTTTATCACGTGTGGGCCGGTGCCTCCCCTGAAAAAGTACGCCTCATAAGCAGCCGGCGTTTGTTTCCTCACCCGACCAGCTTCCTCCCCACTAGGGGTCGCTAGAACGAACGTATTAAAGAAATCTTCTCCTTCGGCTTCGAGGAAGCTGGTTCCCAACCAGACGACCAGCCTAGTGGAGTTCTCCCTGAGCCACTTGACGGTCGGCCCTTCTTTTGGTTCCGCCCCGTCCCATATTTCCGTGGTTAATATATAGACGGTGGGCATGAACTCGGGAAGTACGATGAGCTTGGCTCCCTCTTGCGCAGTCCGGTTAACTAATGACGTGGCGTGTTTGAGGTTACCATCAATTAGGCCGTTCTTCGACTCCATCTGCACCGCCGCCACCCGAACGGTTCTACCTTTTTCGTTTGACATATTTAACGTTCTACCCTTTGGTGACAATCACTCGGCAGCCTTTACAACAGCAACACCTTCTGCAGTTTGACTTGCTTATCCCTCTTTAATGATTGCCTCCCTATCTCAATTAAATTAACGGCTGCCGCTGCTTTAGCTCACTTTCGCGTACCCATTCTCCCTGAACCAGTTGACCGCCTTCTCGATAGTCGTCTTGACGGGTGTTTGCGGAAAACCCAGTTCATCGATAGCTTTAGAGCTGTCAAAATATGCATATCTGCTGCCAAGGCGCACCATTGGTGCGTTCATGACTGGCGGTCTCCTGATAATATTGGAAAGAAATTGGAACACATATCCCATGGTAATGGCAACTGAGTAGGGCACTTTAAATTTTGGCGGTTTAACCCCTGCAACTTCCCCAATCAACCTAAAATAATCTCTTATTGACATGTTCTCGTTACCCAGAATATACCTTTCGCCAATTCTACCTTTCTGGGCAGCCAAGATGTGGCCACGAGCCACGTCCTCAACATCGACGAGATTCACGCCTCCATTGATGTATGCAGGCATTTTCTTGTTGATAACATCCAATATTACCTTTCCTGAGGGAGTTGGCTTTATGTCTCGCACCCCAATAATCGTGGCCGGATTTACGATTACCAAGGGAAGCCCCTTCTCACAAATCTTCCTGGCTTCAACTTCCCCCAGATACTTTGATATAGCATAATGGTCTCCGGTATCCCAGAGATTGAACTCAGCATCCTCATTAGCCGGACTTTTGGCTCCGTGAAAACCTAATGCTACCATGCTGCTGGTATAAACCACCTTTTCTATCCCCTGCTCCAGGGCTGCGTTCAAGGCAATCTTTGTGCCCTCTACGTTGACATCGTAGAGCACTTTCATGTCTGGTACCCAGAAAACATATAAGGCTGCCGTTTGATAGAAGGTATCACACCCCTTCAATGCCGATTTCACGGATTCGCCATCCCGAATATCCCCGTACGCTTTCTCGACATCCAGACCGTCAATGTTTCTGGTATCGCTGTTCTCTCTCACCAGAACCCTTACCTCCGCGCCGTCTTTCAGCAGCTCTCTTACAATACTTGAGCCCATAAAGCCAGTAGCTCCCGTGACTAGTGTCTTCATACTTTACCTCCCCTAGGTGCTTATCGAGAGCTGGCGTGATTATAACCCTATCGGACCGCGCAGCTCTCTGGGGCATCGGCCTCCAGCCCCAGAAGCTACAAAGCTTTTCTACACGCCACCAACTCTGATTTATTGACTGGTAAAATAAGCAGGGGCTGGTCATCCCTTACTTCTGATGCCGTAGCAACTCTTCCAAATCTAAGGGATCGCCCTTAGATGATTCCCTCTGAAGTGTTATCGCTCCATCAGGACATTTATCTTCGCAAATGCCGCAGCCCATACACTTATTAAAATCTACGACAGCCTTATTACTATCCTCATCCATTCGTATTGCATTGAAATTACAGATGTCTAAACAAATACCGCAACCACTACAGTTATCACCTATTCGAGATACATAGCCTGAAGGGGCAATGAATGGAACTTGCCCCTCCAGTATGTTCCACATCTGCACTCCGACGCAACAGCAACTGCAGCAGTTGCAGATAGCAATAAGCCGCCTGCCCAGTTCTTTCTTGAATTCCGCAGTGTGGAGAAAGCCTTTCTCATGCGACGTCTGAAGGATGTGGACCGCTTCCTCCTGAGATATCTTACGGAACTTAGGATTCTCCTCCGCAATAAAAGAGGTATATGGATCACCAACAAATAGACAAACCTCCATGGGGGGAGGAAGACAGGGATTTTTGGAAATGGCACGGCAGGCACATTCCCCAACGGCAATTGAATGCGGGTTGTTGATAATAATATCTCTAGCCTGTTTGTAATGCATTACCCTATCGGGTGTTTTTATTCTTACATCTGCCTTCTGGGTAACCAACTGAATCGCATCCCTCAATTTAACTACTTTAAGATGATAAGTGCTGGTATCGTGAGTCGCCGCAGTCTCACTGATTCGCCATACAGCGGCTTGGATCATCGCATCGACATCATCATCCAGCTTTGTCTGAGGTCTCTCTGCGGGAAGTCCTCCTGCTTGAGATAAATGATAAACAAAGTGGTCCGGATATTTGAGGAATATGTATGCGTGATAAAAGTCATTCTTCTCATCCTCAGGGAACATCTCATAGAGTGCCTTGGTTATCTCGTTATGCATAAGCTTCTCCATTCGCGTTTAAAAAAAGTTCTGATGTGTACAATTCAAACTCCTCTTTTACTGGGATATTAAGCTTTGAATCCCCGCCATCTGCGCATTTATCAACTCACCGGCGGCCAAGATTTTACCGTAGGCTCTATCATTGTATTCACTCTCACCACTTCTTACAATTGACATATCCCCCAGAAATCGGTCTAGGTAGCATGTGAGACTTAGGAGCTGTGAGGTGCTATTCTTTGGGCTTGACTGTTGCATTAACATATCCGTAAAGCGCTGGACTTTACTGCTCTGATGTGCACCTATGAAATAGGCGCTCTTTAACAAATCACCAGTGACATTCTCTAATTGAGAAAACCCTCTCATGGAAAGAAATCCCTAAAGGGTTCGCTCATCTATCCTAAAAATATACTGCTCACCTTTGGTTTGACCTATCGTCTAATCTTCGCCTCTTACAGCCCCGCTATCAGAGTGCCTCACTTGAGATTCCGTCCCCACTCCGCGGTGACATCGTAGGTCATATCCCGGAACTCCTCCTCGTCGGGAAGCGGCCTGCCCAGCCACTCCCGGTAGAAACTGTCCAGGTCAGGCAGGGCATCGAAGATGAGCGGACAGCCTACGGGTACAGCCTCCACCATGAGCAGACTGCCGCACCCCGGGCAGTAGAACTCTCGCACTTCGCACAGGTCGGGGTCGGGGCACTTCAGTCCGGGGTAAACCTCCTCCAGCTTCGCAGTGTCGTCTCTGGCGAAGATGAGAGCGTTCAGCTTCCAGTTCTTCCGCCAGTCCCCGAACTCGTGCCCGCAGTCGCACTTCACCACCCTCTCCGCGCCCTTCCGCACCACGTTGAGGTGGTCGCCCAAGGGCATTAGTATCCTCTCAGGGTAGGAGACGCGCTCCTGAAGGATCTCAACATACTTGTCGAATCTATCATCGTCCTTGGGCTTGCTCATGATTTCGAACGTCTTGTGCCAGGGTAGCCTGCCATCATAAAGGTCTCTTAAGTCCTCTTTGCTATATGACATCTCTTCACCTCACAGATTAAAGTCATCGGGCAGCGCCCAGAAGTCCTTGAACTCCCGGGTAAAGGCATCGCTGAGCCTCATACTGCTCTGGTACATCTCCAGAATCTTGTCATCGACATTGCGCTCCATAAGCTGCTGACGCGACCTCTGCCACCATTCCTTCGCCGGCACACCCCTTACCAGCCTCTCTTTGCGCTTTGCCTCGCGCAGTTCCCTGGTGGCAGCATCATCCACCCTCCACTGCTTCGCTTCCTCATCGTAGCTAGTCTTAACACAGTAGATGTTAGTGGCCTGCCACTCGGTGGTCAGTCCGTTGTCCATGTCAGCGGTTATCAGCGCCGGGTCCCTTTCGATTGGATCGCCAAGCCCACCAGCGGCACCACTATTTGAAATGAGGAGGTCACCCTCGTAGATCTCCGTCGGCACCGGTATAAGGCCAAGGTCGAAGACCTCCCCGGGAAAGCGGTCCTCTAAGTCTGCCGGGTGGCCCACTTCGTGGAGCAGCGGCTGCCTTTTCTCCATTAACTCGGGGAGGTTTTTATAGCGTAGCAACAGGGTGTTCCGCCTGCCGCCGGGGTATCCGCCGAACTGGCCAAGGTTGGGGATGATACCGTCCGAAGCGGTACCAAGCGCCCCGCTGCCGACTAACTGCTTACTTATATGAATCATCACCACCTGGGGAATTGCCAGGCCGGAGCGGAACCTTCCGTAGCCTACCGAATAGGGTTCGATTCGGTGCGACATC
It contains:
- a CDS encoding 4Fe-4S binding protein, producing the protein MHNEITKALYEMFPEDEKNDFYHAYIFLKYPDHFVYHLSQAGGLPAERPQTKLDDDVDAMIQAAVWRISETAATHDTSTYHLKVVKLRDAIQLVTQKADVRIKTPDRVMHYKQARDIIINNPHSIAVGECACRAISKNPCLPPPMEVCLFVGDPYTSFIAEENPKFRKISQEEAVHILQTSHEKGFLHTAEFKKELGRRLIAICNCCSCCCVGVQMWNILEGQVPFIAPSGYVSRIGDNCSGCGICLDICNFNAIRMDEDSNKAVVDFNKCMGCGICEDKCPDGAITLQRESSKGDPLDLEELLRHQK
- a CDS encoding adenylate/guanylate cyclase domain-containing protein, giving the protein MKCTKCQLENPVGMKFCGQCGARLETICPECNFSNPVEFKFCGECGHDLAVTSLAPPVELSFEEKLENIQRYLPGGLTEKILAQRGKIEGERKKVTVMFCDAEGFSILSEKLGPEKVYSLMDEVFEMLIHKVNEFGGTVNKMTGDGVMALFGAPIALEDAPQRAIRSALAIQREIARFSDRTKAETGSPLRMRIGIHIGPVVVGSLGNDLRVEFTAVGDTVNLASRMEGLAEPGTVYVTEETFKLTEGLFRFEALGERQVKGKEAPVKAYRVIAPSTRRTRFDVSAERGLTPFRGRERELELLLDGLDRARSGRGQAFSIMGEAGVGKSRLLYEFRKAIANEDVTFIEGRCLSYSTNVAYHPVIDLLKATFDIRDADYDDQIRDKVKTGLKGIGVDEASTLPFISEMLSVKASGIDALNLSPEARKDKTLEALKKIVLKASEMRPLVMAVEDLHWVDRSSEETFKDMLDAISGAQLLLIFTYRPEFVHTWGSKSYHNQVNLNRLSNRETLAMASYILGTDIMGEDLQELILNKTEGIPFFVEEFIKSLKDLGMIEWKDSGYYLAKDIQDVAIPSTIQEVIMARVDSLPDGAKSVLQTGSAIGREFSCELIKRVTGIPTPEMTPHLSVLRDSELLYERGIFPRATYIFRHSLTQEVAYDSLLQKKKQEIHERIGQAIEELYSDRLEELYEVLAQHYSRSENHEKAYRYLKLSGDKATRSNSPWEAFHSYKAAIDALNVLPDNEQRKRRSIEVRLSMLPSMSRLGYHPEDSLAILQEGEKLCRELGDDMSRARLAGFMGVAYSFEGNTVQARKYHETAFHAAEGTDDIELVVQIGFALCSSYSVDGLYLEIAKVAPTVITRLESSGREGEIETLGRSNAYSMLLAYYGVALGMQGDFEQGSAHCEKGLRFALQLNDPFTLSNVQLLIGILFLTKGESRKAAEHLESAIKYAEEVQSYYLLGVSWVLLGVAYYLLGELDTARKYMEKGLKVYQDIAMPDLMSQMTYGWLGVVYTDEGNLEAAKSYLEKSLKASQDRGSRFWEAWWLGWLARTYNWAEVLESSQAEASLLHSIEVLGELEMKPWCAIAYSVIGELYGDTSQKEKALEILKKAEGMMQEMGMDYWLRRTQEVLERVDS
- the hpnA gene encoding hopanoid-associated sugar epimerase; the encoded protein is MKTLVTGATGFMGSSIVRELLKDGAEVRVLVRENSDTRNIDGLDVEKAYGDIRDGESVKSALKGCDTFYQTAALYVFWVPDMKVLYDVNVEGTKIALNAALEQGIEKVVYTSSMVALGFHGAKSPANEDAEFNLWDTGDHYAISKYLGEVEARKICEKGLPLVIVNPATIIGVRDIKPTPSGKVILDVINKKMPAYINGGVNLVDVEDVARGHILAAQKGRIGERYILGNENMSIRDYFRLIGEVAGVKPPKFKVPYSVAITMGYVFQFLSNIIRRPPVMNAPMVRLGSRYAYFDSSKAIDELGFPQTPVKTTIEKAVNWFRENGYAKVS
- a CDS encoding carbon-nitrogen hydrolase family protein translates to MSNEKGRTVRVAAVQMESKNGLIDGNLKHATSLVNRTAQEGAKLIVLPEFMPTVYILTTEIWDGAEPKEGPTVKWLRENSTRLVVWLGTSFLEAEGEDFFNTFVLATPSGEEAGRVRKQTPAAYEAYFFRGGTGPHVINTELGKLGVGICYENYPSYIPQMMHQQSADLLLMPLSAPTPMQSFFFRHRQIEYYNNVIREGARRMARLIGVPVVMGNKCGRWQRPMPGIPFWKQDSRFPGLSTIVDSDGTVIAQLGDEEAIIVGDVRLDPSPKNPRATAMLRPVGLGRPLVEEFIAVNRSLWKATVFSQLRAKEKGAENFICC